A stretch of the Medicago truncatula cultivar Jemalong A17 chromosome 5, MtrunA17r5.0-ANR, whole genome shotgun sequence genome encodes the following:
- the LOC11430048 gene encoding eukaryotic translation initiation factor 2 subunit beta — translation MADETPSGLKEEVPDIAPFDPTKKKKKKKVTVIDPADDESADKLAEKIENLSVSDGTDSAFSGLKKKKKKPVEISNLNDIDESGPSAEAVEDLDDHAEDDEEEAVALQPRYPWEGSDRDYTYEELLGRVFNILREHNPDLAGDRRRTVMRPPQVLREGTKKTVFVNFMDLCKSMHRPPDHVMAFLLAELGTSGSLDGQQRLVVKGRFAPKNFEGILRRYINEYVICIGCKSPDTLLSKENRLFFLRCEKCGSGRSVAPIKAGFVARVGRRNAGA, via the exons ATTGCACCATTTGATCCTactaagaaaaagaagaagaagaaagttacAGTTATAGATCCTGCAGATGATGAATCAGCGGATAAATTGGCCGAGAAGATAGAAAATCTGTCAG TTTCTGATGGGACTGACAGTGCATTTTCTggtttgaaaaagaagaagaagaagcct GTTGAAATTAGTAACTTAAATGATATTGATGAGAGTGGCCCTAGTGCAGAGGCAGTTGAAGATTTAGATG ATCATgctgaagatgatgaagaagaagcagTTGCTTTGCAGCCTCGTTATCCTTGGGAAGGGAGTGATCGTGATTATACATATGAGGAG CTTCTTGGCAGGGTGTTCAACATTCTTCGTGAACATAATCCAGATCTCGCTGGAGATCGGCGAAGGACAGTTATGAGGCCTCCTCAAGTTCTCCGTGAAGGCACAAAGAAAACTGTGTTTGTGAATTTTATGGACCTGTGCAAATC GATGCATCGACCGCCAGACCATGTTATGGCTTTCTTGCTTGCTGAACTGGGTACTAGTGGTTCTCTAGATGGACAGCAAAGATTGGTTGTGAAGGGAAGATTTGCACCAAAGAATTTTGAAGGAATTCTCCGACGATATATCA ATGAATATGTCATTTGTATTGGATGCAAGAGTCCAGACACATTACTTTCAAAGGAGAACCGTCTCTTCTTTCTCCGGTGTGAGAAG TGTGGATCAGGAAGATCGGTTGCTCCAATCAAAGCTGGTTTTGTTGCTCGTGTTGGCAGAAGGAATGCTGGGGCATGA